One Camelus dromedarius isolate mCamDro1 chromosome 6, mCamDro1.pat, whole genome shotgun sequence genomic region harbors:
- the GPR31 gene encoding 12-(S)-hydroxy-5,8,10,14-eicosatetraenoic acid receptor — protein sequence MLPPNCSVHSEVAELAAASLLLLECVLGALGNAVALWTFFFCLKVWKPYAVYLFNLVLADLLLAACLPFLATFYLRHKTWGLGHTACQVMSFLRALCRGSGVTFLTAVALDRYLRVAHPRLKVNLLAPRAAWGISALMWLLVAALTHQSVLLSEAQCPSSGPRTESSFSAVWQEALFFLQFILPFGLILFCSASIIRVLQRRLRDPDKQPKLRRAQALVAVVVVLFALCFLPSFLARVLLAAARRGRSCRALSAAVHASDVAGSLTYLQGALNPVVHCFSSPAFRRSYRRVLYTLRGRGPEAEARGCEPRDDDS from the coding sequence ATGCTGCCACCCAACTGCTCGGTGCACAGCGAGGTGGCGGAGCTGGCGGCGGCctcgctgctgctgctggagtGCGTGCTGGGCGCGCTGGGCAACGCCGTGGCCCTCTGGACCTTCTTCTTCTGCCTAAAGGTGTGGAAGCCCTACGCCGTCTACCTGTTCAACTTGGTCCTGGCAGACCTCCTGCTGGCCGCCTGCCTGCCCTTCCTCGCCACCTTCTACCTGAGACACAAGACCTGGGGCCTGGGTCACACCGCCTGCCAGGTGATGTCCTTCCTGCGGGCCCTCTGCCGTGGGTCAGGCGTCACCTTCCTCACCGCCGTGGCCCTGGACCGGTACCTCCGAGTGGCCCACCCTCGGCTCAAGGTCAACCTTCTAGCTCCGCGGGCGGCCTGGGGGATCTCAGCCCTCATGTGGCTCCTGGTGGCCGCCCTCACCCACCAGAGCGTGCTCCTCTCCGAGGCCCAGTGCCCCAGCTCCGGGCCCCGGACGGAGTCCTCCTTCAGTGCCGTCTGGCAGGAagccctcttcttcctccagtttATCCTTCCCTTTGGCCTCATCCTATTCTGCAGCGCCAGCAtcatcagggttctccagaggagGCTCCGGGACCCAGACAAGCAGCCGAAGCTGCGGCGGGCGCAGGCGCTGGTGGCCGTGGTCGTGGTGCTGTTCGCACTGTGCTTCCTGCCCAGTTTCCTGGCCCGAGTCCTGCTGGCCGCCGCCCGGCGGGGGCGCAGCTGCAGGGCCCTGAGCGCCGCGGTGCACGCCTCCGACGTGGCGGGCAGCCTCACCTACCTGCAGGGCGCGCTGAACCCCGTGGTGCACTGCTTCTCCAGCCCCGCCTTCCGCCGCTCCTACCGCAGGGTCCTCTACACCCTCCGAGGCCGCGGGCCGGAGGCCGAGGCTCGGGGCTGTGAGCCCAGGGACGACGACTCCTGA